Within the Eleginops maclovinus isolate JMC-PN-2008 ecotype Puerto Natales chromosome 5, JC_Emac_rtc_rv5, whole genome shotgun sequence genome, the region TGATAGCAGTCGAACAAACTCAACAAAAAGTAACAAGTTATCAGAGAGTACCTTCTTACCAGGTGATGTAGTGTTGAGACAAGTAgtagcaacaaaaaaagggacTTATATAATTTACAAAAGGACATAAGCGTGAGAAATTTCACCTCAACTTGGGGTcagatgggggaaaaaaatcagagAAGGAAAGctataaaaacaattcaaaatacaTAGAAGAAAAGAACGACAGGGATTTaatagcgtgtgtgtgtttgtgtatgtgtgcgcacTGGTGCACGTGCCTGTCGGAGCTGGCTGGGACACCCCACCCTGTTTAATGTCACTCTGACGTCAAAGCCATGTGTGCAGGCCCTTAATGCAGACAGGATGGAGCgagtatttatttaactttggtTCTCCCCTCCAAGAGAACGGGGCCCTCCATAAACACGACTTCAGAGCCGCTTCACTCATTCATGGCCGAGCGGCAGCCAGCGCTGAGATCATCGACCCGGGATCTCAGGGACAGGTCTGCGCATGTGCCGACGTTCACAAAGTCGGGACATGTCGAGAAAGATGTCAAACCTAGGAGAGGTGCCTCGCAACTAGGATGCACATTCCTTTCCGTTGAAGATTTATAGAGGGTTATCCTGCAGTCCAAAACGTGGAACTGACCTCACATCATCCCTCTTGATATTCCCACATATTTCCTGTCACGCTCTACTGTCAGCTATCCaacaaaagcaataaaaaaaatgcaataaactGCGTGACAGCTTCAACCACAGATTAATGGATGACGCAACTCAGCCTGTTTAACCGGAGTTCTCTTCTGTTAATAAAATCCAACAGGCTGTTATTGCTGGTGGTATTCATGCATATGAGCGTCAGTTCCTTCAACCTGAGAAGAATTCTGGTGCGTTTTCTTATATTTCTAAGTCTGTTTCTATGTATGTTATACATGGGATGAGAGTAtgggaaacagacagaaaaatacacaaatattggAATGAGAGAGAGTCCACTTGGGTGTTTTCATGCAGCTCTTGTTCATGTGTGCTTCCGTCTGGATTAAGCTATGAGTGCATTAATGAATGTTACACTCATTTGTCTCTTCCGTCTCTGTCTGGGTGTGTACAGGCAAAAACAGCCCAACAGAATCCCAAATGAATCCCATCACtgtcctccctttcctctcttttatcTCAAGTGGGACAAGGAGCCAGACTGGAGGTCGCACAGTAGACTGCGCTTAGTATCATCTTAGAGCGAGGTCACCTTCCACCTCAAGGCTTTCACTAATTCAgacttattattttaaaagccaGCTAACAGAGTTCACAACTTATTTCACatgcaaaagtaaacaaagggcgaacattttgaaaaaatcgTAGAGAGGAAATTCCTGTGTGCGCAATGGGGTCATAAACAATCGTTAGAACCCCTAAAGAGCATTTAAAAGCTTTAGCTCGGCTGGATGTAGGTGGAGAAACAGGCAAATTGATACCGCtgacaataaataacatgtcaACCAAAGTCAGCTCAATAaagatatataatataatatatatttgccAACAAGTCACATAAATGATGGaaggaaatgcaaaaaatatgtgtgttaGAAGCAGCATTTTAGAACAGGTTTGACATtgcaaagtttatttttatctgttaaatatttgtgtttatataaaagGTCATTaatcaaaagaaataaaataagtgttcttaaaaaatgttttatttataatatatatcaaatgtattcattatatatacaaaaaataaatgatatatatacatataatatattttaacgtTTCTTCAAATATATAAGCCGATTTGTTGTTATATCCCCTTTGCAAACCAGTACCAGCCTTAAAATCAAGTAACATTCTATCTCAATAAGATCTTTTtccagaaatacatttatttttgtattacaataaatctaaaataagataaataaattcCAGTTTTTGACtatccaacaaaacaaaactttttaaaaagccacaATAAGCTCATGTCAATTAGTCAAGGACATCTTTCACAATTTTTTCGACATTTGAAAAGCCAAATAATGAACTCATATCTATTTTTTTATCCCCAGTCATGACCCTGAACTATTATTCAGTTATTTatcaaagtaaaaaacaaacaatgagtCTCATTGaacaaatgttatgtttttatgtggcacatactgtacatgagtACATGAAGTGAATATTTGCTTCCATAATCAGATAACAAGTGGTCCTTCGGTATAAAGACAGTGATAGTACACTGGGAAAACAGCATCACTGGCAACTTCTTCTGCTGTGATTCCCAGCTTATTCAGATGTTAGCGTGAACACAGCGCTGTTGCTTCACATCCCATCTTTATTTTGCATCGCCATATGGGAGAATCGGATCACCCATCTGATGAACACATGTCACATGCTGACACTGGGAATAACAGCCACAAGGCCAGAAAATCCAGCGCGCCTGCTGTGACAGCAATAGACCGACCGCGGCAGAGAGCAGCCAGTATTTACATCTTCGCTCAACCCGCCTCGGCACTTCAGCGACTGAAGATGAACGCCAGAAGTTTTTAATTCCTTAAAGCCTGACGTACAAAAACAGCATGGATGTGAAAACTCAGCATCAGTGTGAGCTTTGACAAATCTGAGTGTAAAGTTTAGATACATTTTTTCTAAAGTTTTAAGTGGTAGCATGGAACCAACAGGTCCAACATAGgactcacattcacacacagttaAATATCTCCACTCCATTTGACACCAACATCTTTTCTCCATGCACTGATAAGACTGTTTACTAAGATATTTTTGTCCAGCCTTATCATATCCTGAATATTTGGTACCAGCCCATACCTCTTCAGATCTGACCCCCAACCTGCAGTAAGGCTGggaaatatattaatattatgtgACACTAGATATCAGCTTACAATGTAAATATCGTGATATCATAAGTGTTTTCTTATAGTGGTTTTAAGAGCTACGTCACACTCAAGTGCTACAAGCAGTAACTCAGACTGTAGGGACTAGACTTGGCAACCGCATGGTCACTGGTTCAAGACCCAATCGGAACAAAATACAGAGAGCTGACTGGTATGCTTGAGAGGGTCACTGGGCACTGACAATGACAATGTGTCTCTTAGCAAGGCACCACCAAACCCCTAAATGCACCATGGTGTCAAActattagtttttgttttttggtccTGTTGGTGGGTATTTCGGGTCGATGTGTAATGTATAACACCAAAAGGAAAAAGTTGAAAAATTCCTTGGGGATTATTAAAAGTAGGTATTTTTCTGAACATACAGCTATAGTCCTCTCCCAAAATCATGGTAGGAAATGAGAGAGGGTCACACATAGTTTAGGCCCATTGTAATACGTGCTTGCACACAGGCACAATGGAACCTGACCATGATAAATGAATGGCCTGTTGCTTCCCCATACAGTGTGTGATTGGCTGGAGTAGCCCCTGATAAGGAAAACATTAGCTGTGTATCTGTGTTGCCTATTCAAAGCAAAGGCCCGGTGTTTGCACAAGGTAATCCGTCTGTATACCCGCACGGAAGACACACATCAgcggggagagagaggaaaagagaatcATGTGCATATCAGGCCGCAATGCCATCCTCACCTCTCTCGCATGCCCCCTTCCCAatttcctcctccctcactaACTTCTTGTTCCCCTCCCCCCCATATTCTCCTGTTGTTAAGCCTTAGTTTATTCTTTATGGTCAGATTTCCCCACTCTCAGTTCATATGGTGCTGCAAGAATGCGTGGGTCACAAGCATAAAATGTGAACAACATTACAACATCCGAGTGAATTccaggacaacaacaacaaaaaaggcagGCGATCTTACACGAGGTAGGGCATGCAGTTTTTCACATGAGCAGAAAACACAAGCTGCACATGAACATGCCCTCTTGCTCAGTCCAGCTGCGGTCGTGTTTTGCAAGACCTTTCCTTCCTCTGCCCCGTCTCTCAAGATATTCCATTAAATCCAGCCGAGAGGTGTTTGAAAACTGACCCGTGTTTTCACAGAGTCTtgagggagaagggggagggaaGGGAACATGGCGAGACTAAACTTGAGCGAGTCGCGCCGAGTTGCAGGGAGTGAGAGGACGGACTGAAAGGTTAATCATCTGTATTTTATCTACAGACGTCTCTCAGATGAAGGGCCCGCTGGTTCATTCCACGGCCGCGCCAGGGGAGCATGAACGCATAAAAGCAGCCTCTCCAGGTTCGACGGGGCCCTTGGGTGCGGAACACGTAGCACCTATTACACCTTGGACcctggacttaacatgcacaccttcacacttaacattgtgcatttacattatactgatttacattattgccttatttgtacatttctacatttctcatttttattcattttaattttcaatgtttttgttctaattatttgttatttcttttgcttctttctgtatttcgctgctgcaatgaaaacatttcccagtttgggataaataaagtatttctggttctgattctgattgaggATGATCTATGATAAGACAACACCATTAAGACTTATTTAAAGGCTGGACTGGCGTAAAATTAGCCAAGGGCAGACAGCAGAAGTGTGTATCTAGGACTGTTTCAGTAATGTGTTAAAGCATGAAGGACCTTTGATATTTAACAGACTTGCTACTAAActcaaactttgtttttttcgGATCACAAGTGCGTTTTTTGGAgagttgaaagggggagacataGGGGATTATGCGTAAATGGTTCCCTAGACGGATTCAAACCCAGTTATTTCGCACCAGGGACTAGTGTTGCACGATGTACCGATACTTCAAAAGCACCGCGattcttggaaattaaaaatgtcacgaTTCCTAAATTTATTAGTATCGATACTTCTAGAATGTCCGTGTTCCATATTTGTAAGAGACATATttcatgttggtgtgtgcaACGCACGCTCGAGTGCCTCCCTATGGACGtccgtgttttttctcctcacgcACGCAGCAagaggctgcactgctgctgtcatttaacaaacactacagagagatggCTGCATGTGCGAGTGATACTGTGGCCGCCGGTCCACGGCTGGTTGATAAAGATGACGCGAGGAGTGAGATATGGAGGTACTTTGCCTACCTTGCTGACAGTGAGGGCAAAGCTACCGATATGTCGAGACCTGTTTGTCGTAAGTGCTACAAACAATTGCAAACTAAGGGAGCCAACACCTCGAACCTGGCGAAACACTTGGCCGACAAGCACGCCGAGTTGCACAAGGAGTTTAAAGACCGACAGGTtagtatgtgaaatataacatgtatcatcacgttcatgaacttcatgcccttaaaacaagtcaaatgagaaggctatagtttattttgtgacaagtCACTGTTTTGCACCACCGTAGTTTGACCAGGCTATCTACAGAAATAGCAGGCTAACTATGGGCATTATCCTCATGGCTAACCACAATAGCCTGCCTAACGCTAGTTCAGCATCTTTCTTTGAAAACGCAACTTTCATAGATGACGTAAATAATTCGcaagctgctaaaataaagcatacaaaacatcagctaaaaTGATCTATAGCCTTTATTAGCCTatatgataaaaatcacagcatgtgcatgtttgtcagtgatttatttagccTGTATTGGGTTACAGCATTTAAAGAGCATGAACCTGCTGTACGCAAAGGAGGTGTAGGCCTATATGAAACCTTTGCCTTGTAAGAAATTATGGactcaaatataaagttaaccATCAAAGAAATCAGACATTGAAGTACAGGAAACGCCTATATTAATCcatgtcacagtttaaacaacattaggTTAACTCATTATATCCTATGAATAATGGTAATGTTATGGTTAAGTGAATGTTAGCAATTATCACTACCACTGCATAGAGATGTTAAGTTAGTCACAAGTTATTGTTACTATCACACATAAACTATTTAGGTCCTCCgttatgacacatttatcaccatcatattttaaatatttccattttcttctgctaCAGCGGTCTGCAGCTATGGGCTCTGGAAGAGCAACTCCTCAAAGGCAGCAGCCAACCCAGCAGCCAACCCTCCAAGCTATGTTTGAGCAGCACAACAAGTACCCCAGGGAGTCCAAGGAGGTAAAACGGCTTAACAGGGCAGTAGCAGAATTCATCTGTCTGGATCAAGTGCCAGTTTATATAGTGGAAAAAGCTGGGTTTAGAAACCTTATGCAAAATCTCGACAAAAGGTATGACGTCCCATCCAGGAATTTTTTCATGTACAATGAAATTCCCAAGATGTACAATGAAACAAGAGCGATAATCAGTGCCCAACTTAGTCACACAccgaatacatttttctcctgcaccACTGATCTCTGGACCAGCAGAACTGTGGACACTTACATGGCAGTAACACTCCAGTTCATTACACAGTCCTGGGAGATGCAGTCCTGGTGTTTAGGGTGCTCTGCATTGTATTCTGATCACACAGCCGACACTCTAAAGGAAACCCTGGAGGAAATTATCACAGATTCCTGGGGGCTAGACATGGCCAATATGGCTGGAATGACAACAGATAATGCGTCAAACAACCGCAAAGCTTTCAGTGAATACACCTGGATACCCTGTTTCGGGCACAATCTGCATTTGGCAGTGAACAAAGCCATAGATATTGATCGTGTGGCAAGCTGTCTGTCCAGGCTCCGTAAGACTGTGTCAGGCTTCTCCAGATCAAACAAGATGTCTAGactgttcaaagacaaacaaaagtctttaaaactgcCACAACATACATTAATCCATGATGACCACCCATAGGGTTCCACCTATGAAATGTGTGAACATTTCTATAGGTAGCAGCAGTCACTCAGGCGTCAGCTGAGGACCAGACGAGGGACTAGACTGCACCGAGACACGTACAGACCCATGAAAAATAGTGAGGGATGTATGGCTTGCAGGGTCAGGACTCAATGACCAATGGTTCTGAGAGCACCGACCAACCCTAAATGCACCATGGTCAATATATTGTTTCTTGTCCCTGTGGTGGATTTCGGCCGATGTAATGATAAACCAAAAGGAAAGTTCGAAAAATCCTTGGGAGATAATAAAATTAGGATTTTTGAACAGTACATGACCTATACCCTGCAAAATCTGTAGAAATTACGGTTCCGACACAAGTTTAAGAGCACTTTGTAAAACTGCTTGGAAGTCACAAGGGACTGCCTGTAAATCTGAGGCCGTTGCTTCACCCCTACAGTCAGTGTCGGACCTAGGAAGGAAACAGGTGCGTGCCTACAAAGCAAAAGGACGTTGAAAAGTATCCTCTGCATCCCACAACCACAAGGGAGAAGAAAAGGCAGAATATGTGAAACAGGCAATgcatctcactctctccagcacctGCACCACCCCGCATAACCGTTCTAAATGTTAGTAGTTTTCTATGAATTCCAACACCAGTTCATATGTGCAGCAAATGCGGGTCCCAATGCAAAGGAACAACCTTCCTCGGGGGaatcaacacaacaacaaacagggCGCATTCCTGGCACAGTTTTGCCATAAGAACACATTTTGCAATTGAACATGCACTCTTGTGCTCAGTCAGCGCGGTCGTTTTCAAGACATTTGAAATACTCTGAGCTCTCAAGACTTCCAGCTAATGAAGCGAGAGTTTGAAAACTGTACGTGTTTTGCAAGATCTTGAAGAAGGTGAAGAACATGCAATATCTGAGCGTGCGCCGATTCAGGGGTGAATGACGCTTAAAGTATCATTGTTTGTATAAGAGTGCTCAGCAGATAAGGTTGGTTTTTCAACTGCAGGTAGATGAAGTATAAAAGCACCCTAGTTCGACTTGTTTTTGCTAAACGTCAGACTATTAACGAGGATTAATGCACATCACACTTAATCATTGTGATTTATTATACTCATTTGATTATAAGCCTTATTGTCAtgtctacattttatttgtttttttaaattttgccATGCTTTTTTGTTctatatttgttatttctttgcTTCTTTCTGTATTCTGCTATGCtgcaaattaatacattttcccagtttggatataagtatttttttgatttgattgagATGATCTATGATGACAACACATAGTTTAAAGACACCGAGTGTGTATTAGGTATTTTCAGTATGTGTTAAAGATGTGCCTTGATATTTAACAACTTGCACATCAATTAGTTTTTGATACGTGGTTTCTTTTAGGAAAAGTAGGAAAATATGGGAATGCATTATAAATTGGTATCCTAACGAATCAAAAGTTTATTACACCTACCAGGGACTCAACCCCAGTATATAGTCATAGAAACTCTTTTTAGagaaaccagatctttatctGAACCATTAGAAGTTTAGGGGCTATGGCTCAGGAGGTCTAATCAACCAATTAGAGGGTCAGTGGTTGGATCACAGCATAGTCAATATGTTGAAATGTCCTTAGGGAAGACACCTAACCCTAAAAGGAAACATTTCTCCCATGGTAATGTTTACTGTACTGAAGTGTACATAGAATTGTGTCAGCAAAATAACATGCAATACAAAGTAAATACACCAAACCGTACACATAGTAAACATCAGGCACACAGCTGGGTTCCCATAGTAAAATTTGCCATTTAACATTTATAAGGGAACTTGAAAACAGCGTCCCTATGATGTTCACATTCGCCTCTTCATGCTTAGTCAGCTTGCCAAGAAATCGTGCCAAATGAACATCTCAGTAGCCACCCGGCTAAGCGCGGTGTCATGCAGCACAGCGGCGCGTACGCAACACACTGCGTCTCGCTCTCCGCACAGCCCATTTGTGGGTGTAATAACTGTAAAATGAGTGCCACATCAAGGGACAGTCACAAAGCAATGTGTTTTATGAGCCTCAGCTGGAGGAAACACCCCAGAGTGATGACAACAAGTGTTAGCCCAGCAATGACCGCAAAACTAATAAAGCTACGCTGGCTAACGTCACAGGAAAACCAACACAAGTGGTCCTGCTAGCCTACAGTTTGAAAAAGGGGTGGTGgagagggggcagagagaggttagagagagagaagtgtATCCTCTTATGGCTGTGAGGAtctacagcaaaaaaaaaaaaaagaaatcaaagctTCCAACTTGTAAGGTGGAAATGAGTTATATAAACTGGATTAGTTTCTACTGGAATGTGAGCACTGGACTGTCCACATTCCTGCCTTTTTATGAAGAtgaaagaaacagcagaaaaagattTGATTCCAGGAAGAGAGGTTCATGTCGAGTCAATCTTTACATTTGATTATAAAAATATGCATGGAAGTGTTAGATGTGTATGTTCAGGTCCATGTTGCCAACAggtttgaatttgaaaaagtACCACAACTTAAATCCTGTTCCCCTCTGCCCCTTCCATATTTTTGTTACAGTTTACATATTTCATCCTAATGCCTAAATATTTAGAACTGAGATCAAAGAAAGGAACGCctgtaaaagtagaaattcaGTTTGATTCATGCCCCAGTgcagctttatttataatagaactaaatataatttgtacttattttaagctgacaaaacatattttaactgcAAAATATCTGGTTCTTCATTTACAGACTTCGATAAACAAGTATGCATTGCAGCATCTAAcgcattttgttttgaataatgGTTCAACCAACCATGCAACATCCAATTCTCTCTCTACACCAACTATATTTATAATTCACAGCTGAATGCAACAAGTCAACATCAAGGTACCCTGGGAAATGGAGTATACTGAAGTGAAAGCCCTTCAACAAACAACTTCACATTTATTAATATGTAGGGCTCAGCAACTGACTCTGTAGATACAATGGAATCATTCCCCCTTAAAAACATATAAACGCCCACATCCTCTTTTTGTCTGTAGTACATCTCATCATCATTATTGGACACATTTCTATCAGCAGATCATATAGACAGAAATGATGTACAGAAGTCCCAatttcagaaaatatttaaacaatatatttgatgtttttttttgttcatttagtATCTCTATTTCTAACATATTTATCCATCAAGCTCaatcagaaaggaaaaaaacaatacttcaACAAAGATATTCCAGCAGACTGAGGTTAGAGCACGTACTGGTGGATAtgtcttaaaggggccatattttGCCTTCTGggggttttgtgcatgtaaatggtctgtaaaagctaaaatcccaaagttccctccagggggagtttctctctcagacatcttacccccccccccctgaaacACCTCTAgtcctttgtttgcttctgtaACATAAGGACATCAGTTCGTAACAgtcgcgcttctattggctagcgctccaacacattgtaagttaTAGGCTaatgggcgggacatctctaaatggttgaccaatcacatcagagcagactgggctgtggtttcagacagagggtgaaaagaggtgttgcagcacaggcagtatgagaaaaataaagagctttatgaacattaaagcatggagacaagggacaaaatacaaatatgaacctgataaTGAGAAGAATATGGCCcctataaataaatgttcaactTGATGTTTACATCTTATAATTTGGGATGGGTATCAGTTCATCTTTTAGGtctgaataagaaaaaaaagtgttttcagaaGCTATTCAGCATATACTGCTTCCTTATTGAAATAAAGCACATGTTCTGCTGCAAAAGTTATCAACAATTGTTTGCCACTTATAgaaaccatgtttttttatgagaaatTGATCAAAAGGACCATCCAGTGTTGTTGTTAAAGAGCTTTGACAAATAAATGGAATGGAGGCAGGATATTTTACCGCTGAAGAGTAAACAGAATTTCATCAGCTGACTTCACACAGCCATCTGCTCCGCTATGATAGGGTGCTCCGCCAACTCAGGTACTTGCTGCAAAGTATTGTAAACAGTGGTGTCTGCGGGAGAAACTATGAGGATGCTGTTTCTGAATGATCTAAAGTGCTTTAAACTGCAATATGTACTGCAATTTTTTGCAATAAGATAAGCCAATAAATGCACcaatacattttgtgttgaaACAGTGTTAGCCACCAAAACAGGCCCTACCATATCATCCGGATTTGACAATTTATAGGTAAATATTGAATTTGGGTCCTGAATAAAAGGGTTTAGACTGTCAACACACGTATACTTCTGATGGTAAACAGTATGTGGAATCATACTGGTGCAACGACTATTAATTAACTTGGCTAAGGTTTTACATTCACTTAAATTGTGGGCTGCATCTATGCCAAAAGTTATCATCTTGGTATTTTCAGCAACACCCTTTGCCAAAACATTCTAATAAATTATCTGAGGAGCTAGAGCAATGACGTCCTCTAACTTCATGTACTGTCACCTCCTGCAGTCTGAGAGGCCCTAAGGCCAAAGAAAGATCTTGAAAATGTCTTGGGATTTTCTGTGGCCAATGCATGTATAAGTTTCCCAGAGGCAGAGGTGGGGAGTGATGGGAGCGGTGTCATCTCTACAACACCAAAACCACTTCCCTTGACGTGTCATTTCAACAGTGGCAGACTGGACACACCCTGTCGCAACACTTCTCACTCTGGCCACCCAGTTT harbors:
- the LOC134864396 gene encoding zinc finger BED domain-containing protein 6-like, whose product is MLVCATHARVPPYGRPCFFSSRTQQEAALLLSFNKHYREMAACASDTVAAGPRLVDKDDARSEIWRYFAYLADSEGKATDMSRPVCRKCYKQLQTKGANTSNLAKHLADKHAELHKEFKDRQRSAAMGSGRATPQRQQPTQQPTLQAMFEQHNKYPRESKEVKRLNRAVAEFICLDQVPVYIVEKAGFRNLMQNLDKRYDVPSRNFFMYNEIPKMYNETRAIISAQLSHTPNTFFSCTTDLWTSRTVDTYMAVTLQFITQSWEMQSWCLGCSALYSDHTADTLKETLEEIITDSWGLDMANMAGMTTDNASNNRKAFSEYTWIPCFGHNLHLAVNKAIDIDRVASCLSRLRKTVSGFSRSNKMSRLFKDKQKSLKLPQHTLIHDDHP